The stretch of DNA TACTATCAGCAACAGATTTTTTAACACAAATCATATGGCTAGCCAATTCATTAACTTCAGGAATTAAGGGTTCTATCAAAAAGAAAGTCAGATTACTAAACGAGTTACATATAGGATGGAAAAAACGAGGAATAAATCGTGACCGCACCTCAATTTCTCCCCTGATGCTACGAAATCCAAATAATCTTACAACATAATCCAGCTTTTTCATCTCAATGGGACGCCATACACTCTTATGCGCTTGGTTTGGGTTATTATCGATTGGTTCCTGTGAATATTCACCAACAGGCATTGCTAGAATTGTAATATTTGTTGAGAGACATTCCAAGTTTTGTATTACACGTAAGCCTTCATTTTTATTCAAGTGTTCCAATACTTCTGAGCATAAAATTGCATCGAAGCTTTTTCGAGTAAAGGGTAAGAAACGAACGTCACACATAACAAATTCATCATAAGTGTGCTTTGTTTTGCATGTCTTTAAGTAAGGAAGAAAAATATCAATTCCGACGGAAAAAATATCCCTTTTCTCTGTGAGTGTTCGTATTAGTTTTCCATTTCCACATCCGACATCTAAAATAGATTCA from Candidatus Bathyarchaeota archaeon encodes:
- a CDS encoding class I SAM-dependent methyltransferase; this encodes MIERIGCYIPLTGLNFLKKNLIGESILDVGCGNGKLIRTLTEKRDIFSVGIDIFLPYLKTCKTKHTYDEFVMCDVRFLPFTRKSFDAILCSEVLEHLNKNEGLRVIQNLECLSTNITILAMPVGEYSQEPIDNNPNQAHKSVWRPIEMKKLDYVVRLFGFRSIRGEIEVRSRFIPRFFHPICNSFSNLTFFLIEPLIPEVNELASHMICVKKSVADSNY